The DNA sequence aaaaattatttgagtAAATTTGGGCGATACTGTTACAACTTGCTTATAAAAGACAATACTAGTAATTTGTTTTGAAGGTTAAGCACAAATTGTGGCTTCACTTACTGACAGCATCAAGTGAAGCTAAGATGACTTCTCCTGGTACCGTAGATAGCAATGCCTTCCCTGCTTGGGATTTCACCACAGTCCCCATAACTGAACCAGTAGCAATTCCAACGCCATCAAGCATAGTTTTGCTCAGCTTTTCTGTCATGTTGGACAGCTTTCTCACACTACATTATTAGTAGCAGCAATTAGCAATCACACATTTTGActagaaaaaaagagaaaatagacATGTTCctgttattttaatattgaaattatttGTTCTGTTCTTAGGATACCGTTTTAAACTTTTGTTGACTTTGCTGTTCTTTGTGGCCCCAGTACTTGATTTGCTCCTGCTAATTTCTTTGGCTGGAGCACCATTTTTCTCCTCTGCAGCACGAGTTAAAATCATTTCCCCTCCTTTCTGGACCTGCTTCCCATGTCTCTTTTAGAATAATTATCCATAGGATTAAGAGTGACTATTTAAGGACTAAGTTAGTTACTGATCCATAAAACCAACCTGGTTATTGTATGCATTACTACATTTGAAGATTCCCTTGACAAGCTGACCAGTTCCTTGCGCAATAGCCTTGGCCAAAACATTGTTGTAATCTTCAACACTTGGAGCAAACTCTTTCCAATCAAGATTTTTACTCCTAGTTGATGAAGCAGGCCTCGAAAAGCACGAATTTTCAGAAAGAAACGCATCCAGCAAACCCAAACTGCTACTGTACTGCTCCAAGAAAGTTACACCATAGCTCAAAGGATCATCATCTTTCATTGGCAAAGAGAAGAGATAGTGTAAACCATCAAGCTTAACCACCGGTTCATCTTTTGTCAGAGGCCATTGGAGATCACCAGCTTTCACAATTGTAGCAAGAGAAACATTATCGTCCAAGATACGAACGAGAGTGAACTCACCCGTGGCGAGTTCTAGAGCTTCTCCACCTTCCATCAGATGAACTGTGCATGCTGGGATTTGCAATAGAACTTCTTGTTTGAGATTTTTGGGTTCTGGGTTTTGTTGGTAAGCTGTATGAGCAGCATTTGATGAGGTAGCCTTCATGGTAGAGGTGGTGCTGGACCTTGTTGGCCTAAAACAACCCATTTTTATTTTTGGGTGGGttcttgttttctttgatgCCTGAAGAGGAGAATGCTATTTGTGATGTGAAAGACAGGAAGCAATGAAAATGAAAGAGAATATGAATTTTCGTTTCTTCTTTGTGACTTTATTCTATTCCTGATTGATAAACGAGCAACTGTAGGCCTTTCGGTGGAGAGCTTTATTTGACAAGCTAGCAGAGAGGGGGACTATCAGCTAAGTGAAAAGCAAATGAATAAAGTAGCCACCTCACCTCCATATGGAAATTTATTCGTCCTCCTCTCACCCATTTCTTGCCTTCATTTGTGTAAGAATTAAAATCCTTAACCAGTTCTTTTCAAATGCCCTAATACATTCCTCGGAACATAACAATTGCTCACAGTTTAAATCTTATCTATATTAACGTTAGTCAATGTCCAAATATTAGAAAAAGAGTCTTGAATCTTTgcttttttttgtctttttttccCCCTCCCTGCTAGCTAGCACCTCAAAATACCTACTATTCTGCCTTGTAGAATACACACAAATGCCTTAACTTTCCGCACAACAAATGGTCACACCACTGTCCCGTTTGCAAAGAGGCACACAGCTAATTTTTCATAATGTCCATGTAACCACTAAAACGTGGTCGTGCAACTAAACGTGGTCATGAAGATCGTGCAAAAAAGGAGTTACTCTACTAGCTTGTGGCAGGAAAAATGGGAAAATTTATGGACAATAGTTGTACGGTAGTAGCTTATCATGGTGAGACAAACATAtaactcaaaataaaattattgtataAACAAACGTTAATATAGTAATATTTATCTAAAAAATGCGccaacaaaatatttaaatagagTAGAAAGaagtttttaaaataagttGAAAAATTATACAGTTGACAGTTCGGGTAGTAGTATCAAGTGCTCCATCAGGGTAGGAGAAGCTTCTTTTTTCTCTCTATCCAGAAGTGGTTTTTCCGTCTATATCTTTGTACAAAATTATACTTAAGAGTATTTTTGTTGTTGTAAGCAGATTTGGTGGTAATACGTGAGGGAATGTATAGATTTGCTTAACTAGCTTTGGCATGCGACAAGGGTAGTCGATATAGCAAGCTCTACTATTTTATGTGGCTTTTCTACATGCTGGATTTGTGATCATCAATGGTGGTTTCTAGCTTCAGCTGCATACAACAAGTATAGCCTTGCATGGTGGGAGGGCTCTTAAGTATTTGACGGTGGTTATTTTCGGTGTCTTAAAGTGGAGCTATGGCTTTTAGTTGTAGTGGCAACATTTGTTGATCTTCTAACAAAAGTCATGTAGCTATTATTTAGCTCATCCAATGACAGAACAATTTTTAACTATAGAACCAAAGtaagaaggagaaaaaaaaaatcacaatttcAAATGGCCTGTAATAGCAGCATCGCATCAGACTAAATAAGGACATTTGCAAAACATTTCAATGTGAGCCAAGACAAAGCAAAATGAACCCAAACCACCTCAACTATCAAAGAATCTATTAGCCCAATTAGATAAATAATTCGCGGTTATTCTATTTATTATAGTCCaaaaatttagattaatttttaatcaatttgaaataaattctgatattattaatataaattaaatttaagtttggataatttaattttcccgGTGAGCCTATCCGTATCCGTTTACATGTCTGTTGGGCTATAAAAacagtttttaaaaaattatataaaagaaGGACTATAATTTAGATGGACCTAAAAAATTATGTACCAAAAAGAATGACTATAGTTTCCAGGTCCAGCCCACGTGACGTTGTCTAGAGCAAAAACGTTATCAAGCTCCGAGATCTAATTCAGGGGCCACGTGCGGACGGAAGAGACCATGATTCAAAGAAAACAGCCAAAATTAAACAACTCACTCGCAAGCTCACACTCTTGCTTTGTTCGCTTGCATCTGCATTTGAACGCTCCCTTTTCTCGCGTTTTCTCAGCTGCCAAACGCAGTGCCCTGAAGAAGGTACCCCTCTTGAAAACATGGAATCAGCTGTTTAATTGGCATTTCTGCATACTTTATTTTCCTTCTGCATATTTAGTTCTCCTCATTGTTAAGTCTGTCAATGGGCATAAGGCGAAGGAACTTTCAACTTCTTTTCTACATTCAGAATggtcttttttccttttcaaccTCTTTTGAATGATCTTGTGACTAAATATATTTCAAAAGCTTATGAATTGCGCATACAATGTCATTTGATGTGTATACTTTCTTGGGTGAGTGTGGTTTTAATGCAGGGGAAGGAGCTAAATCTGATTTCTGAGCTATGGCTGTAGCTGTGGTGGCATTGATTTTGGTTTTCCTATTGGGAGGTTTTATTTTGATTCCTCGACGCCTTAAATCTGGTAACTTTTCCcttcctttcctttcttttGTTTCCTATCTATTGCTTTTCAAGGTATACCTGATTAGAAAGTGAGGTTTCAGAGAGACAGAAACATAGAATGTACTTTTTATCTTTTACTGTGTTTTGATTGATGGGTGAATATTTGTTAAATGCAGCTCAAAGACAGAAGGTGCAATCAAGTATTAGCGAGAAGAAGGTGTGTGTAATATTAGGAACTTTAACACATTCCTAAAagatttaatgattttaaggttCAAGTACTCCGTTGCTTGCATTACATACTTTGTTCACAATTTGCTTGCTGTGGAAGACAAACTGTTGGACTCATTGATTTTGTACTCTGAACTCTCTAAGATTTTATGACTGTTAGTATTTATGTATTCATCATTCTTATAAATGATGACGAATTAGGTCCTTTCTTTATTTAGTTCAAAGTTGATATTCCTTTGATTGTTGGTAATGCTTGATCCACATTTCTTTTTTGCTCAAAGCTGTCTTTGCCGAGCACATTTTTGAGGAACTGACTTCTTAGCCTCTGACTCGCTGATCATTGACTATAGAGAATCtaagtttttcttttctatcaTCAAGGGAATAAAGAGGCAACTAGCCATTGAATTGGAGAGATCAAGCTGGAGAGATGCCATAGTCTGCTTATGTTGatacatatatatttaattattgatgTATATTAAAATCTATGTACTTTTCACTCTTGTAAATTGGTTTCTGGCATGGCACTGTAAATTTGTTACCATAAATGATATGATATCATGACCATTTATTTCAGAGACTGGTGAGATAAATGACCTACAAAGTGAAGATGTTGGTCGGTTCATTACTTTCTCACAATAGCATTTGTCCAATTTGTGTGTTAATTAACACTTTCTTGTTCTCAGGTATCCAAATTTTACAGTAAAGCCGAAGTATCTCTGCATAATAAGAGAACTGACTGTTGGATCATTATCAAGGAAAAGGTATTTCTTAGGTTTTAGTTCAATCTTCCATATGAAAAGCTGAACTGGTTCTCACTTTAGGGTGATATTATGTGACAAGGCTTCTTCTTAACGCGTCCATCTTGTATGACTATAGGTGTATGATGTTACCTCATATGTAGAAGAACACCCTGGAGGCGATGCCATTCTAGCACATGCTGGGGATGATTCAACCGAAGGATTTTATGGGTATGCATGTCTCTACTGAAATAAGTTTCCTTCTTATATATTTCAAAGAGAAGTTTACATCAAATAATTGTCACCGCCAATCTTGTTCTTTTCTCTGCCAATGTTATGTGAAGTAGTATTAGGATCATAAATTCAGTAGTGAATTGTTCCAACTGATTACAatcaacttaaaatattttgagtAGGAGTTTTACCCGGTTGGTCGAGCCCACCTTTAGCTGTGCATCAATCTGACTAGGGATAACTTTGCAATTTGGGTATTGTAAGTAAAATGAGATGAAATTATTGTTTCAGGCTTCCAACTCCAAACTATCTGTAAATAGAACTTTTCGGTGACACTTATCTCCCTCATTCTCCCATAATGAGTCAGCTTATAAACAGTTCTTGTGAGAATTCTAATTGGTTGGTGATTGCTGAATTTGTCTGTTTTGAAGCACTCAAGAGAAACCTATTTGAACAAAAATAATTCTCATTTCTCTTGCCCTCCTCAAAATCCAAATAATGCATTGTACTTATTTATTTCCCTTGCCTAATTATGTTATAGGGCAATTCTTACCTAGACAAGTCTACATGGACCCATAATGTAAACACATGGTGGGTCCACATGAAATCCCACATGTTTATAGTACGGTTCATATAGACTCGGTTTAGATAAGTATTTTCTTATGCTGTGCATTTTTTTTAGAGATTATATTGTGTTTACTTATTATACAGTGTTTTAATTGCATAGTTAGCCTCACCAACTTTTCCATTTTCAATTCTATACGCAGACCTCAACATGCTACAAGAGTCTTTGACATGATTGATGATTTCTATATTGGAGACCTAGAGCAGTAATTTTCTACCCCATTGGATCACAATATTATCCAGTACTTTGGGAATAACACTATTCTTGTGTTGGCTTTTTGTCTTTCATCCGAAAGTTTTCCCATATTTTTGGCTTCTGCACTTCATTAACTTTGTGAAAGTAGACGATGGACTAGCCTCATTCCAAATACAGGATGAAATGATAGTGgaaattatttacaaatttttATCCTTTCAGGGTGTTCAAGTATTGAAACTTTAAGATTAAAAAATGGCAGACCATTTTCAAGCGTCAAATGAAGGCCTTAACGTTTTCTTGTTCGACAGATCATGATATTACTCCTTCCTCCAAAACACTGCAATTGCCTGGAAAATGTCATAAACACACGAGAAATTTGAAATACTGCAGACTCACATTTGCTATTAAACTGTATAAATTACATAGCTTACACAACAAATGTCACCACAAATTACAAAATCAGCCCAAGGCAACAAGATGGCCTAAATTGAAGAATAAAGATTGATTGAATGGAGatctatttaaaaaatgagGCTAAAAATTCCTAAATCTctaaaatcaaatcaataatGTGCTGGCCAACCTATTCGAGAGTACCACAATACACCAAGAATTCTGCTCCCAAAACCCTAACGGTCCATTGGGTCCTTCAAAAGCCGGAAAAGTCCCGAGATTTCAGCCTTTAGGGCCAGTTTCTAGCCATCAAACTTCTTAGGCTGTCGCCACTGTGCCAAACTCTTTACCAAAGAGCCAAGGAAAGAGGTTTTTGGAGGAGCTCCTTTCTTCCCGTATAAATGTTTTCCTCCCAAGTCCGTGTAAATTgggcctttacccttgcttctTTCGATCTGTGCAGAAAGGGAAAGTAAAATAACAcacaaataacaataataataataaataataataaaaaaatgaagctCCAAAAGTGTTCATTAGActagaaaaaaaatatgaaagccAGCTATAGTTTCAAGAAGCAACTTAATTACAGTGACCAAACACTAAAAAGGCACGTTATACAGGGAGATTTTGCAGTTTTAAAATAGAGTCGTTTATGCTTTCAAAGTCTAAAACAGTGAAGTATTAAAATGCAAcactaatttaattttcattggaACTTCAAAATGGAATTAAGAGACGAACCCTCAAAAGAATGTTAACTTTTGTTACTCAGAAATTCCCTTTGCTTGTACTCAAAGCAACGTGACAATCCTCGAATTTAGCTTAGAGATATCCTAAATTCATAAAAACCTTTAACTAGCATACCTTGTATATTTTCCCATTCTTCAAGTGGTACCGAATACCAGACCAATTTATAGACTGAGAAAAGTGTGAACGGAATGCAGATATGGGGTATAGGAAGTTATCCACCAGCATTGCAATGAATACCTGTTGCAATGTAAGACATTTTGTTAAAATAACGTAAGCTGCATGTCATCAATGATTTGCATCCCATCccaaatcaaatgatatttgGGACTTCTATTGAAAATTGAGGCCTTTCTGTCAAGATATTGAACAAATACAAGCTTTCATATTTCCAAAGAAAACCATTCCATTTAGAAATCGATCATCTTGTTCCCCCGAAGCCTGGTTTATACTTCATTTCAACTAATCTAAATGAGAGGTAGAAACTGTTGATTTAAAAGTCAAAGAATATTAAAATCCCCGCCGCAAATACATGGTGCTAAAAAATAACTAGAACAAAGTCAAGGTACAGGCTAGTGATAGTATTTCATTATAAAGCAGACAATTATCCAGACCAATGTAAAACATTTGAACcatcttaaattttttacatataGGACTTCCACATCCGCAGCCAGAATGAAAGTTTACCAAGTAtgcaaatgaataaaaaaaaactggAAGTACTCACAAGGACCCAGTTATAAGTAGCAAGAGAGAGTTGAGGTGCCTCAGGGGATAGCATGTTGCATAGTTGAACTTCTATTCTCGTCAAATTCCACATTGAGAAAAGTTCTATAAAAGTGCACACAGCTAGGCCGGTGACCAGTAACAACCCTGGAGAAAAACATATCACTCAGCTTTAAGGATATATCATGCCATCACACAAGACCAAAGCCAAGTCTCAACTTCAATAACTCTAGATCCATATTTCCAATGTATGTCACACTGTTCCAGATGTATTAAGAGAAACAAGTGAATGTGGAAAGAAGCATgagtgataaaaaaaaatatatcaaggATGTTGTTaagccaaaaaaagaaaaaaaagaaagaaaaaggaaacatTTCTGGACTTGAAACTATAACAAACTACTGTAATTGCTGTAATAATGGCTTCTTTACTGAAACACCTGAAACGAGGCGGAGATGTATTGGGGATTCTAATAGCAGTGTAATATTGGTTACTGGAAAACCGCACAGAAATGGTTAAAATGGCAGGTGGCAAATGGAAAGTTTTATCATAGATCCTTCTAAAAGCTATCTACATGTTTCACCTTAGACTGAGATACCGCCTTCCCCCAAAAAAATGCTCCATCAACGGAGCAGAGACAGAGATTTGCATCTTAATCAGCATACAACATTTACTTCTTTTTTGACAAGTGAATCAAAAAAACCAAAGTGCAGTAATGTGCTCACCGTTGGAAACAAAGATTGTTTCCTCGTGTGCATATCCTCGGATATAGATTCGGAGTGCAGCTGCAACATGAGTCATAGCCATAAGGTATGGCGCCACAAACCCCCATGACAAGTAGCAGTGGGAAGAAAATAATGCACGGTTCATTATCCAATTAACCTTTGTTGTATATGATTCCAAGACAAATGTTTGCTTCCTCAAGTAATTCCAGTACCTAGACAAAGTAAATAGGTCAGCATGGAATAAACTGGGAACATTAATGTCTAAACAAGTGATGTTACAAACCTCGAAAAACTAAGATCACTAGCAAGTGGGTGAGGAAAAACAGCAACTGGAGGTGATGTAATAAGCCTCTTATGAGCCCCTAGAAATGGATGGTAAAGTGAGCCATCTAAAAAAGATGATAGCCTATGCTAGCAAAAAGTTATGCCCTGTGGAGACCAAGAGAACAGCAGCgtctaactaaaattaaaatcaacaaATTTATGAGTCCATTACCAGCTATAGCTGCAAAAGTCATATCATCCGAGTATCCACCATCTCGTAGTCCTGATACCACACCATAGCGGTCATATCTAAAATCATCAGCATGCATCTGAAAAAATCCAGAACTATTAAGGCAACTTTTCAATCCTGTTACCtgtacaaaattttaaaagcaaTCTGGTAGATACTTACCATCATGCACCCGCCCCAAAGAAAGAATGTTTTCCCACCAGTGGCAAAGCCCATTGAACAAGGCTGTTCATAGAAATTATTCAACATTTCCATGGATAAAGGAAGTGAAAATGAAGAAACATATACAGAATGCAGTCAAGAGAGTTATTATCATAACAATATCAGTCCACACAAACACAGTTCAATAAATGCTTGTAATTTTTCAGTCCAAATTCACTAAACAAATTCTTATCCAAATAGCTAATAACTAAATTTGAAGAtatatatcaaatttaaattctcAGATTAGGAGCAACAAGAAATTTCAGGAAGAagtctcattcttttatttatttatttattcttttcttatttgaaactgaaaacaggattcTTTTTCAATATGGTGCTTCCCATAGACAACCATATTGTAAGAGTTAACCGCATGCTCCTTCTGTCCTAGTTCAACTGAACTAAGCCCACAATTTTATCTATATAACAAATCAACATATGACCTGCATAATGGTCATAAagcttataaaatatataattatatatggaAAATTAAAGAATAGGAAAAGGTTATAAGCTTGTTATACCATGTGATATTCATAGATGCAATAGCTTCCTAAACTCCCCGAAGGCAGATCAAGAGGGTACCCAGTTTGAATAAATATCTGCATGTCATTTGCAAAaagttaaaatcataaaatgaaTCCATAGTTTTCAGACCACTACATTTTTATACCTTAACAGTAACAAGAATGCATACCTCAGGGGTTTTTTCCATTTCAGCAGTCAGGGCTCCAATTGAACCAGGGTGCAGTCTAACATCATCATCCAAAAATAATACATACTTGCTGTCTTTATGCATTTTCTCTACACCAAACTGGACAACACCACCATGACACTGATTAAATGCTAACTAAAAACATACTTCTAGAGAGATAATAACAAAGTCAACATAAACAACATGTACAGGCAGGCTCAACTTGCTATATGATCTAGATCATATAGAAAGGTCATACAATGTTCAGTACAATCAAGCATCTAACCCAAAGAAGAAATTCCTACTTGACAAGAATTTTGGAACTTATAGCCATGCTGtggaaatgaaaataataaatcatgTTTGTGACATAGTTAACCAAAAGCCAAGAGGATATTGACAAAGACCTTTTAACAAGTTGTAAACCACATACATACCAACTGGTTGTGGATTTTCTGACTACAAGTTGTTGACAAACCAGCTACAATAACTCTAGCATCAACATCATCctgcatatttaaaaaaaaaaaaaaaagaagaattagTGCCAATAAtagcaataaataaataaatagaattaagaatcagaaaaagaaaaatttaagaTCAGTTACAGCATTTATAATTTTCGTAATGCTCATAAACAAGCATCCATAATTATGTGTCCTTATTTCCATATTGCCACTTCCTATATTGTTTCACTTCAAAATTGAAGACACCGTTGGTTTGCCATTCAAAACTGCTCTTGAACTCAAAGATTAGAGAATGAGCACAAAACAAATGCATGCACATGCACACACACAGAGGATTaaagcaataaaaaatcaactcaATTTTTGTGAAAAAATGCAACACCATCAATGATGCTCTATGTCAAGGAGTAAGTGATTCCAACACTAGAATGACACTTCTTGCAGTGAAAATTGGACCCTACGAGAGGCAATATTTGTGGGGGGTTACATCTATCATAGGGAAGAAGTTCCCAAGATGGATGAACAATTCGCAATAGCAGATATAGCAAGTGCCAATTCCATGCACATGATATTATTGTTGAATCCACattggttgtggaaaggggtaacgtGTCCTttatatgagccataggcaatcctccccttgagcttgcttttggggtgagttaggcctaacccaaatttaacatggtatcaaagcctgcCAATCCGATGTTGGGGctcccataaatatgtcacgcaccagtaaaattttGGGCATGAGGGGTTGCATTGAAtaccacatcggttgtggaaagggataaggtgccccttatatgagccataggcactcctccctttgagctagcttttggggtgagttaggccaagcccaaatttaacaattatAATTGATGTCTTTCCTGATTGACACTAGAATTCATAACTCTAAAGATAAAGTagattagtaaaataaattaacctTAAATTCAGTTACTAAGCGAGATATAGCATGGTATGCTGGGTCTTCTGTACTTTCCACCACAAAAAGGAATTCTAGAGGACCACCATAGAGAGATGTTATCTGCATATGACAGAGAGCCAAAATCATATACTTGAAACAATATAGAGTCTTGTAGACAAAAGTCAAATAGAATTACAAATAGTAGAAAGACGTTAGCCCTGCCAAACGAAGATCAAAGAAACATGATCAAGATGGTGAAGCATCATCTCAAAGAtttaagagagagaaagagaagagagaCTTGTCTTCTAAGAATCTAGAAATTCACAAAACCAAAGGACTTAATCAACTTTATTAAGAGAAGAATCTTAAAACTTGAATGTGACACCAATAGATTGACAGACAAGCGGCACATATTGATTTTACTTCTCTTTGTTGCATGTAATGAAAGGAAACAAAATCTTAAGATTTCAGGGCTgacaaggaaaaaaaattgacGTAAACGTGGAGAAGTCATAGGTTAACTTTCTGTTTAGCTCTGAGAAGAAAGGGGGTAAAGAACACCAAACGGCACCCAAAATAATCAACTTACCTGACTTCTCCAATTATGTAAGTTGTGTTCTCCAAACCCCTTTAAAGGCATAACAACAGTAACTCGAGGCAGATTGACCTGATTTGAGTGCTCCAGTTCAGTAATATCATGAAAAAGAAATGCAAAGCTATTGCCAGCTCTCATACTATTCTTCATCCGcttgatctctctatttctgcaCGAGAGAAAAGGATAAAGATTTAAAAACAATAACCAAGGATCAAAAACAAAATACAGAGTGTTTTAAATTATGTCCACCAAATGCTGATACCTGACAAAAGCAGCAAAAGCCCACCCAATGGCAAGTGCTAGGCAGATCACACATCCCTGCAGCATAAATAAAAGATCCCAAGTTACAACTACACCGTCCGCCTAAAGCATTCAAGATGGCGATAAGAGGACATAAGGGCAATGGGTCAAATtaaaacaggtgataaaacaaataaaaataatagtcaAACACTAAGCACCTGTTGGGTAACCTTAAAAGGGATGTGTATTGGTGAGTGTAAAAGCCatgatttaaaaaagaaaaaaaaatatcaagctGTAACAATCTATATCACAATATTTTGCATGCAAAATATTTGCTTGCAAAATAGCTATTCTCATTGTATAAATAAGAACTTTTTTTTACAGTACAGGCCAAATCTGGTTAATTCTCTATAGTGCTGTCAAGGAAACAGACCAGACAAGTGAATTTAGCAAAATGCAGAACCTTTAGTGCAATATAAGTTCATCAAATGCTTCAAAAACATCATTTGACCATTCCTTGCCTAGTTCCATCCAGTAGCATATAATCAATCATTCCCCACTTTCTGCTAGCAACCACCCTTCCCCACCTAGTTCACTTCCAATGCCATAACAAATGAAGCAGCTACAAGGTGTATTAGCTTAGATTAGAAACGTTAAACAAACAGTTAAAAAGGACAGCCATTTAAAATCTAAACAGCCAACCAGTAGCAGCCAATAAATAATCACATCATAGCAACAACTGAAATAAAAACATCGGAGCAGCTCTTATCTCTCTCCTGATCCATCATAAGTTAATCCTGATCATTTAAACTTCTTATCCAAACAGCACCTTAAACATAAAGAACAGCAAATAGATATGCAGCCAACTTTATTCAAGCAGCATCACACCCAAAATTCCAAAGCAAATTCCACCTAAGATTCAGAATCAGATGAATAGGGTGCTAGTTTTTGCAAAAGCTCAAGTAAGAAAGGTCTTGAAGACCAGGCCATACAGAATTTAAACATTTGTCAAGGAAATCCGGATAAAAGCAAAAGTAAAATAGAAAAGGATAAAAGATGTCCTGGCCTACTTGGAAGTATAATACCTACTTGCGCTACTTGATCATTCAAAATTTGTGTAAAATGCAGTTATATAATCccaggtaaaaaaaaaaatcctaagaaaagtaatgtaataaaaatttaaatacctTTAC is a window from the Manihot esculenta cultivar AM560-2 chromosome 16, M.esculenta_v8, whole genome shotgun sequence genome containing:
- the LOC110603710 gene encoding uncharacterized protein LOC110603710 isoform X3; this encodes MKNSMRAGNSFAFLFHDITELEHSNQVNLPRVTVVMPLKGFGEHNLHNWRSQITSLYGGPLEFLFVVESTEDPAYHAISRLVTEFKDDVDARVIVAGLSTTCSQKIHNQLFGVEKMHKDSKYVLFLDDDVRLHPGSIGALTAEMEKTPEIFIQTGYPLDLPSGSLGSYCIYEYHMPCSMGFATGGKTFFLWGGCMMMHADDFRYDRYGVVSGLRDGGYSDDMTFAAIAGAHKRLITSPPVAVFPHPLASDLSFSRYWNYLRKQTFVLESYTTKVNWIMNRALFSSHCYLSWGFVAPYLMAMTHVAAALRIYIRGYAHEETIFVSNGLLLVTGLAVCTFIELFSMWNLTRIEVQLCNMLSPEAPQLSLATYNWVLVFIAMLVDNFLYPISAFRSHFSQSINWSGIRYHLKNGKIYKIERSKGKGPIYTDLGGKHLYGKKGAPPKTSFLGSLVKSLAQWRQPKKFDG
- the LOC110604009 gene encoding senescence/dehydration-associated protein At3g51250 isoform X2; the encoded protein is MGCFRPTRSSTTSTMKATSSNAAHTAYQQNPEPKNLKQEVLLQIPACTVHLMEGGEALELATGEFTLVRILDDNVSLATIVKAGDLQWPLTKDEPVVKLDGLHYLFSLPMKDDDPLSYGVTFLEQYSSSLGLLDAFLSENSCFSRPASSTRSKNLDWKEFAPSVEDYNNVLAKAIAQGTGQLVKGIFKCSNAYNNQVQKGGEMILTRAAEEKNGAPAKEISRSKSSTGATKNSKVNKSLKRVRKLSNMTEKLSKTMLDGVGIATGSVMGTVVKSQAGKALLSTVPGEVILASLDAVNKIVDAAEAAEKQAFSATSKATSRMVTNSE
- the LOC110604009 gene encoding senescence/dehydration-associated protein At3g51250 isoform X1, translated to MGCFRPTRSSTTSTMKATSSNAAHTAYQQNPEPKNLKQEVLLQIPACTVHLMEGGEALELATGEFTLVRILDDNVSLATIVKAGDLQWPLTKDEPVVKLDGLHYLFSLPMKDDDPLSYGVTFLEQYSSSLGLLDAFLSENSCFSRPASSTRSKNLDWKEFAPSVEDYNNVLAKAIAQGTGQLVKGIFKCSNAYNNQVQKGGEMILTRAAEEKNGAPAKEISRSKSSTGATKNSKVNKSLKRVRKLSNMTEKLSKTMLDGVGIATGSVMGTVVKSQAGKALLSTVPGEVILASLDAVNKIVDAAEAAEKQAFSATSKATSRMVTNRFGENAGEATEDAFATAGHCINTAWNIFKIRKAINPASSVKGGMLRNAAKYRTSKT
- the LOC110603711 gene encoding cytochrome B5-like protein: MAVAVVALILVFLLGGFILIPRRLKSAQRQKVQSSISEKKVSKFYSKAEVSLHNKRTDCWIIIKEKVYDVTSYVEEHPGGDAILAHAGDDSTEGFYGPQHATRVFDMIDDFYIGDLEQ
- the LOC110603710 gene encoding uncharacterized protein LOC110603710 isoform X1; translation: MPALRYLDWFLFSLSRAFCSPLAIFIQIQGCVICLALAIGWAFAAFVRNREIKRMKNSMRAGNSFAFLFHDITELEHSNQVNLPRVTVVMPLKGFGEHNLHNWRSQITSLYGGPLEFLFVVESTEDPAYHAISRLVTEFKDDVDARVIVAGLSTTCSQKIHNQLFGVEKMHKDSKYVLFLDDDVRLHPGSIGALTAEMEKTPEIFIQTGYPLDLPSGSLGSYCIYEYHMPCSMGFATGGKTFFLWGGCMMMHADDFRYDRYGVVSGLRDGGYSDDMTFAAIAGAHKRLITSPPVAVFPHPLASDLSFSRYWNYLRKQTFVLESYTTKVNWIMNRALFSSHCYLSWGFVAPYLMAMTHVAAALRIYIRGYAHEETIFVSNGLLLVTGLAVCTFIELFSMWNLTRIEVQLCNMLSPEAPQLSLATYNWVLVFIAMLVDNFLYPISAFRSHFSQSINWSGIRYHLKNGKIYKIERSKGKGPIYTDLGGKHLYGKKGAPPKTSFLGSLVKSLAQWRQPKKFDG
- the LOC110603710 gene encoding uncharacterized protein LOC110603710 isoform X2, with product MPALRYLDWFLFSLSRAFCSPLAIFIQIQGCVICLALAIGWAFAAFVRNREIKRMKNSMRAGNSFAFLFHDITELEHSNQVNLPRVTVVMPLKGFGEHNLHNWRSQITSLYGGPLEFLFVVESTEDPAYHAISRLVTEFKDDVDARVIVAGLSTTCSQKIHNQLFGVEKMHKDSKYVLFLDDDVRLHPGSIGALTAEMEKTPEIFIQTGYPLDLPSGSLGSYCIYEYHMMHADDFRYDRYGVVSGLRDGGYSDDMTFAAIAGAHKRLITSPPVAVFPHPLASDLSFSRYWNYLRKQTFVLESYTTKVNWIMNRALFSSHCYLSWGFVAPYLMAMTHVAAALRIYIRGYAHEETIFVSNGLLLVTGLAVCTFIELFSMWNLTRIEVQLCNMLSPEAPQLSLATYNWVLVFIAMLVDNFLYPISAFRSHFSQSINWSGIRYHLKNGKIYKIERSKGKGPIYTDLGGKHLYGKKGAPPKTSFLGSLVKSLAQWRQPKKFDG